The DNA sequence actttatttcatCGATTATGAGGCTGTATTGAAGATTTCAAATCAATGACAAGTTTCAGGTGATATATATTACAGGAAAGGAAGCTGGATAGTGACGAATCTTCATCTGGAACATCTCAATATTTAGCTGCCATTCCATCATTAGCATTTTTCCACATCCCGATTCCTGAAATGAGACAAGGTCCTATTTACAATATGGTTGGTCATTATCGAGAGTACACAGCATGCTCCCTTGTAAACTCTGGTGTGCTCAAGACGCTCGTATCCGTTGGAGACGTGAAGGCCGTGTTCATAGGCCATGATCACACGAACGACTTCTGTGGGACTCTAGGAGGCATATGGTTTTGCTATGGGGGAGGGTTCGGATATCACGGTTATGGGGTCGCTGGGTGGGCGAGACGAGGCAGAGTGATCCTGGCTGAACTCGAGAAGGGGGAGCAGTCCTGGGGCGGAGTGAAGGTGATCAAGACGTGGAAACGGATTGACGATGAGGCGCTGAGCAAGATTGACGAGCAAGTTCTTTGGGAGagataatgatgatgatgtcATTCTCAATTCAAACTTGatgtaaaatgttttggcattgTTAGAATCATAGTCTGGAATCTTGATTTGTAAGCTTTAATTGAGGATTGTTGAATCCTAATATATTGGATTTAATTAGAGAATATACAACACACCCAGATCAATGCCTGATTTTGCCACCAAACATCTGGTTGTTTGGTAGGTGGGATAAGCCCATGACAAGATAAATAAGAGGACTAAACCCATTATTTGGTAGCTAAAATTGTTAACAATCTTGATCTGTTACACAACCAAGGGCCGCGTTTCATACGCTGTTGCTCTTCAATGTATTTATTCTTTGCCAAGACTAGCAACTCTTTCTATCGGCTTGCTACAGAAGtgaaaaggagtggaattGTGGCGGTGAGGGAGCAGGGGCTGCGGACGAAACGAGAAGGGGAAGTGGACGATGGATGATGGTCgatgaaaagaaatgcctccacTTTTCGTTCCATGTCTCCACTTTTGccttttagtaaaaataaatgccTCAATATCTGTCTtgttttatacatttatttaccaaacaattttaaaaagttattattaaaatgattttatttagtatatttttttttcatttctacaTTAGTCCGAAACGGATTAATTTGGTTGAACAAAATATACCAGAGGCACGCAACGTCATCATAAATTCGtggtataaaaatattaattttacaaaatggTAGGCAGACCGTAGTCTGAATAATCTTCTCGTTACGGTTATTCCACGTGACAACATATTATTGATACATGTGTATCAGTATATGTGTTCAATATTTTCTAAGCTCTAGAATAGCATTGATATTCGATAATTAGGAATATGCTTAATTTGAAATGCTCGGTAGGTCCAAAAACATGGTATAATGAAcgcaaaattgtcaaataaactgggtaaaaaaattgaatttttatagtataactaatttattagtaCAAACTTAAATTTCGTTCAAACTGAATATAAGGTGGCATCCTAGAATGTCCATAATGATATCATCTTTGTTTGAGGTGACATGTTAGAATGCCTATCTAGACTAAGGagatactccatccgtttcaTAATAATGgaagcgtttcttttcggtacggagattaagaaaaattatgttaggtgagttaagtaaaaggagaataaagtggaaaatgaaaaaggtagaaagatgaagagagaaaaaagtcagagagagtaaagtaagtgtggaaaaatgtgttgacttttactaaaatagaaatgactctattactatggaacgtaccaaaatggcaaaataactctattactatggaacggagggagtattgttttatcaaagaaatattaatttatctatagCTGGTGTATTTTCTGGTTATTAACCCTTAAAAATACGTTCAAATTAGTTgagaaatagtagtaataataaaggATTTGTAGTATGGGTCCATAAGGATATTGGCTAGAGTAGGTTTATGATGGTTTAAAAAACAGCCCAATTGAAGCTCACTTCAACCAACGACACTAGTTTAAGCTCACTTCGTTTTAATAATGGGTTAGTCATGTGTTGTGCTGTGCTCGGCTGGATCGGCCCGACCCAATTGACAACTGTGAGTGGatgacacatgttttaatgcaaaaataaaagtaaaattaaaatagacataaaaagtatttgaagcattattaaaaaattaggtCCATCTTACTATtagatagaaaaataaatagacaaaccaattttgatgaatcaaaataggaaagtaaaattattttttatgaataagatattcaaaactaataaaaaaatactcgatcaaaatttaaagcttcaaatatagtagtagtagtaattaaatatcGGACCTCTAAATCTAAACACCTCATGGGGTCTATTTGaatgaaaagaaaacatagcatatacaataattaaattacatttaatttcagGTAAATAGAAAGGTAAAACTGGtcaaatatcaatatcatggaaaattaattttccaacataaaaaaataaagaatcaCATCACCATATGCATGCAATTCAACTATATAAACACTATGAAATCCGGCAATTTCTTTACCATTCATCTCATCTAAATCTAATCATCAATATTTtgttgatcaaattttaaagaaaatggCTAGAATCCTACACATGATGTGCATCATTCTTGCTGTGGTGGCCGGAAATTGCGAGGCGGCGCGCGATCTCCCAAGCCTAGGGTTTATTCCTCTGCCACGACCATGGCCGTTCCTGCATTTTGCTCCAGGTCCGGCTCCGGCCATTATCCCTATTCCCATCCTTCCTTCTCCCAAATCTCCCAAGGCGCTGGCGCCGCCTCCTAGCTACTAAGACTTTCATACTTTGATGTATGcaaatgcaatatatatagtatagtaaTGTATAATCATGAAGCATATGTATAGTATTGTTTGAACAAAAATAAGCTTCatatattatagtactatcaCTTGTGTTgtacttttattaaattaaaaaaataaaacttatgTTACGTTCGGTCGACTTTGAGTCTGTGATTGGTTATTCTAATTACCATATACAgagtataatattgttgtgaaattgtaagagcatccacaatgagATGGGAGGACAAGCTGAGACGGCTCGGTGAACGCCCCCCTTGCATTGTGGATGCTCATGGATGGAGGTTGGTGACGCTCGTTGTCGCGACGGGTAGGGTATGCTGTGGGCATGGCAGACGAAGAATTTTAATGGTGGTGGACAGGGGGTGTTCCAAATCAGTAATATTTTAGCCGACAAATTAGAGAACCAATAGTAAAAATTAGATACGGTGATAGTTGATAATAGTTGATAGTACTTGGCAAAAACATTTTCAATGTAAAAAACCAACTTTGTCGAAAAAGaggataattttaataaaaatgaaataaaatataaattataagagAAAAAACAGAGTTAGAACCCTAAATCTTAGGAATGTACAATGTAGACCAAAAATTCAACTAAAGATATGTAAATAAGAACATGTAAAATGTAGAGTTGAAAAATCAATGtaaaatgtaagaaaattaTAGTTGTTGCTCTATGTGAGAATAGATCTCTTAAACGTAAAATAAAGCTTTTAAGTCAAAcctaaataagaaaatttaagaaaaatataatcgtaagatatatatttaataaaactcTTAATCAAATTTAACGTGAAAAAACTCTTAATAATCACTAAAAGATAAGTGATAAAACTATGCTAACCCCATGCCATAATGTGGGGcattttgttttctctttttcaaaatttttaatttacttaagaaactaattaaatgtttaataCTAATATCACAACAGTCTATTCACAtatgttaaattatttaacaaatccataagtactatttattgaatgaCATACGTTTCCAATTAATGTCACTGTTAAAAgacattattagtagtatttaattttgtttgagtataataatatattctaaaattcttccaataaaaattcaatatagtactaataaatatgattattttttctcattatgCATTAGAGGTATCATGTATCTCCTCTCCTCTGGCCTCTCTTGAAATGTTACACACTATTGCTTATATTAAGATGTAGTACTCcgtatgatttatatttttattttttttatatatatttttaatataagtaTAGGATCCTCAAGATTAGACTATTGGaaacaaattttatactttatgTGCAATAAGTGAAAGTTCATGCACTTATCCGTGATTACCCAAGATATAATCACGAAgtacaattttcttttttttttttatatataattattatttataactatattttatatcacGATGATACACGTCGCGGCTTAAATCTTAATCCTAGTTATGCCCTCAATGACCATATCTATTTTCTCTTGCCAAATTTTAGGTGGAATTTTTGTTGACGTGGATTGAGATTTCAAAATGGATTGAGATTTAAATCACGAAAAAGATGCGTGTATAATCCTAAGTGTAGTCACAAGGTGCTTGATCTTAAAGTTGTATTGAGATTTCAAGATGGATTTCAATGTAGAGATGCAAAAGATTCCACCTAAAATTCGACCTATGAgataaactataaaaactgaaacttcgtgatttaattagcggatttcaaactttgtgggatagaccaaattttgataaaacttgatgatttaaatgactatttacccctttttaataattatttataactagtaatattttatactacgaGAACACACGTTGCGGCTTAATCTAGTTTTGTCCACCATGACCGTATCTATTTCTCTAGCCAAATTAGTTCATCTACAATTAGGGTAGGGACAAGAAATTTTAGTGTTGAAAGATAGAATCATAGAGACATATGTTTGAGTGCCGTGAAGTAGACATTTAATATGACGATTAGTTAATTTTGGCTGCCACTAATCTTCCATAAAccttgtttaattaaattgaaaatcggCGTAAGTAATTGTAATTGAGCTCAAATCAAACAGCTCAATATCTAACTAATTATGTAGTCTTATcatataatcaatttttatttctggCCTCTTAATAGTTTACACTTGTACCTTCTATAACATATTTCGTGTCCCCTCcacctaatttattttaaatgcgGCTACATTGTAGATTCTACTTATATTgcctatattattaaattagtagCAGGAGTGGTTTATTTCAGGCATGGTCTATGAAAAAACTacctaaaaaaaacttattgtTCAATATATTTCGCATGCCTTGATTCGagataattgaaaatgaacaaggtagaatttggaaaaataaaaaattttacagtttttcttttcttatgtTTGAAGGGGAAAATTCCAGTTTTAAGTTTTAGTGTTTGTGTTGTGCTATTGTTGTGCAACATATcgatacaaatttttttttaaaaaaaaagaatgttcAAACCTAAATAGAATTGCTGATTAATGCTCTTAATCTATTAGTACTCcgtaattcttaaaattcgaaatttgCCAGTGGTCTTTCCTACGCATTATAAGCTCTATTGCATATTCTAAGGAATTATATGGGGTCGTTAGAATGAAAACATTCGGTAAAAAACTACTAAACATGTTCTTTTATGCATACATTAATAATTTTCAGAATAAAAAGTTCCCATCTAAGTGgagtcgtatttcttttttgataaaaaataaaacatctaatcagcttactttatttcatcacctacttaatttactttctcttatattttctacttttttccctctcttattttatttcattttaatttaatctattcaacacaatttcttaatctccacgtcaattttttttaccaacttAATTGGGATGGAGGGAAAATAGTATTTAGTTTGTTGCATAGGTGGTTCATCAACTTCCAGCCTAAGTATTCCAAATACTACCCTTTGGCAATATggttaatttattaaaatataatattaagttaattttttgttagaagttcgaaaacataaaaaacaatCTGACTATTCTATGTAAATGGCTAAAattgttatgtttttattatttttgttatgattAGCTTTTCTTAAGCAAAGCGGTTATTAATGGTGTAGAATGTAAAAACTCCTACggaaaatatacatttatacactgatgatttattgttttcttcttattattaaaaagaaaacgtaATCTTAATTTACATTACATACAAAAGTACTCACGCAATTGGTTTATGCATAATTTCTCATCAGAATCGAACACATATACATACAAGTCGCAACCAACACATCTTACTTCCACCAACATTCGTGACAAattattttggtcaaattttacattattgaAATTGAGTATATAAGTACCTCAAACAAACCTTCATCACAACAATCAAAGCAACTACTCTTCATAGTAATATAATTCTCGAACTAGAATCATGTCAAAAACCATATACCTCTGCTTTGTGGTTCTTGCTGTAATCACAATCCATACTGAAAAATGTGATGCAGCCCGTCATCTACTGCAGTCGATTCCCGGGTTGCCAACGATCCCATCAACGTTTCCTATGTCGAGTCTCCCGCCAATGCCATCTATTCCAATGTTCCCAACTCAGCCAACTATGCCCAAGCTTCCCCCGTTTCCCTCGATCCCTACAAGCTTCCCGAATATCCCCTTCTTCCCTAGCTTTGGCCTTGCCCCACCACCTTCTAAGTAACTTTCAATTGCGTGCTGCCATGTTATGATCGGTTTTGTAGATGCGACACTCAACAAAATACGATATACCTATCCAGCATAGTATCATGCATTCTATAGATTTCGTTGCGAATATATCTCCTTGTGTGAGTTTGAGTTGGTTCTAAACTTCTGTTATCGATGTGCAAGTTGGTGTAACATATGTTGTTGTTTTATGTATTACATTTTCCTAATATTATGACACATGTTTAGAATTATTCTCCATCTGATTTGATATGTACTTATGTAGTATGTACTGTTGAACTAAAACACTAGAGCAAAATATgacattaaataaattgataagtCAGCAAAAGAGAAAACTTGACTTGTTAACTAAACTCAAAGAGCTGCTACTTAAGGTCTGCATCACATATCTCAGTACTTCTATATGAGCTTTCTAAGCTCTGAAACAATAATGTCGTTTGGTTCTCGAAGAAATCATAAAAAGCGGGAAGAGCAAAAACTGGGATAATCTTACTTCTAATGACTCAATTCTTCAAGTTTCATCCCAGACAATGTTGCAAGTTCTTCCAATGGCTTCTCACCGCTGAAAACCTGTAGCCATCTTAGCAAATTAGACATCTAAAACGtcatcatcaaaattaatagtactccccATTTTTCAATAATGTTGAATCCATCGAGAAAAGGGCAACGGTAATGGCATGAtggtttttgtttatttgaaatatactaGCGATTTACTACACTAAGGTCTGCAAACTAACTACTACTAGTAGAATAAAACAGTTCATCAATGCAGATTTTTGATAAATACACAGATCCATAGATATACGATACGAAAACCAAGAAGGTGGAAAGATTTGGCTCAGATGAAGAGGAGTTTGCACCTGGCCATTTATTTCCCAAGACGGAAAATATTTAAGGTCAATACCATAACAGGCCTCGGCCATTTTAGTTCCTGCCTTTAATCCATCAGGATAGCACTCTATGTAATCTAACAGTTTAGCTGCTTCGCGCCCAAATATCTGTTTCATTTGCAGTACAAAACATCAAAAGCAAAAGGAATTTAGAAGAGAATATCTGCAAATATCTTCTGTAAGTCAATGTAAAGAACCAAATTAaggatttataaattttcttattttatctctATATCGTGAAATGCATCCTTCCTCTTAAAAGTCCTAGATATATAGTACACCACAAGCTTCTAGAAGAATATGACGGATGCTAAAACCAAAAAGGAGGTAAAGAAAGAATGAAAGAAGTTAAAGTAGCATAATGAAATCTTTAACAATGAAGAGGGAAAACTTTTGGAGTCGGACTTATATGCTTCAAATGGATAGCAAGAAACGAGAAGAACTAAAATATCATCATTCATTCCTGGAGAGCACTTATTCATGCTGTTTCTTAGTGCTACAGAATATCAGTAAAGAAAATGAGGTGTTTCTTACTGATACTTTTAGCAAGTCGGAGATACTGATCTTTTGTTCAAGTGTAACAGTGTAAACCTCAATAAAGCTGAGAGGTTACATTTCAGGATTACGATTCtcatttttatgtttctaGTGGAGTTCGGTGGAGAGAAATGATCACAAGTTTGTAAAGCAGAGTTTCCGACTCAAACAACAcgagagaaagaaaattaccAATTTCTGATGCACACAATGTGAACACCAGAAAGCCCCATATAGTCTTGCTCCAGTAGAGTGCAGATGTTTTGCAAGAGAAATAGCCAAAGGACTGGATTCAGTTGTGatctctttttcttcatatgGTAATTCTGTCATTGCAAAACTGTTGGATACATAAGAAGAAATAACTCAATACATATATTAGGGGATGCATGAGCTCTGAGCATCAAAATCTAAACTTTGTAGTACCTTGATGAAACAGGTTGAAAAACATTATATGATGCGGCCAAGGCTATAATAAGCAAGCTAGCCATGCATAACTTTGAGCCCAACATCTCTTTAATCCTGTCGATCCCAAGATTCTGCAGAAGGAATTCACAACTTCTCTTCATTGGTAACATAttgtaaaaaagagaaaaggaaaactAGGGAGAACCTTTATGGTAATCAAGAACAAGCTGAAGGTCAGTGCTGATGATGTCAAACAGTATAACCATGACTCTCCACCAAACTCGGTGCTCAGGGTACACAGAAAGTACGCAGCAGCAACTGCCATGGAGGTAGCCATCCCAACCAAGACCATATCAGCATCCGTTTTCTTGACATCAAATGGCATATTCTGGAAACCAATATGTTGCCCTAGGCCGAGAAACGCAACTAATCCATAGGCGGCCATGCCGTATAATGGCAGAGGAACACCTTAATATAGACAGCATCAATGTTATACTCACTCATCAAAGGCACAGAAACAATTGGTTTAAACAGAAGTGGCGATGCTGATTCCCCTTAATACAAAGCAAAACCAACTAGAAAACATGCATTCTTACAAAAGTTCTGTTAGCAACACTAACCAAACAATTCCATTACAAATTAGTCACAATCGCCTAAAGCGGAGGGAAAATAATAACCTAACGATTTCAAAATTAGTCAAAGAAGAATACCTAAAATGGAAGCGAAGTGACTGTTAAGGATGCCATCGCAAGATCCCTCGCCAATGGGGCACAATGCTTCCGAATTGGCGAGAGTCAGATACGCCGTCTCCAGAAAACCAACGCCGCCGAGAGCGGCGCACCATCCGTAGGCGGCGGAGGAGTCGGATTTGGCGGTGCGCTGGCTCCCCGCCGAATCGCAGCTGACTTTCAGCATCAATAACCTCTGATTAGAAGCTCCTTTCTGCAATGACAACGGATCGGATTAAcctaaaatcaaatactagtactaaaacAAGCGTAATCGGAGAGAAAATGCGGACCTTGAACAGAGACGCCGAGAGCTGAGGATGCGACGGAGAAGTGAGGAGCTCCCGGGGAAGAGACGACGGTGATTTAGTGAGGAAACTGGTGCTCGACATCTTCGGTTATTTGATCAaagttgaaattcaaatcaacATCAAACTcaactgaaaatttgatattgtAGTTGATGCAGTTTAAGCTCGAGTAAATCAAGAAGAGTAAACGCAGCTATTAATTTTTGCagcaatttcatatttttaattcctcGAATTTGCTGAAAAACGTGTTGGAAATGTTAAGgaagaaaatatattcattGTTGTCAAAAacaccaattttatttaaaattacgATATGTAACAATATTTCAAATCACTAATTATGGAATTCCAAATCTTTTGATaagtgacaaaataaaatatggatgTTGCACTTGCCGACATTGATGAACGtctaatatatgaaataatgaaattcTTGGATCGTTTTGATGTGCTTGTAACAATGACCGTAAGCGCTCCACCGATGGTGCCATCATTAGTTAAGCAATGGTCGTCTCAATGGGATTGATGGGGAGATAGATGAATATAATAGGGAGGAAGTGCGAGGGGGGATCAATGGATTGGAGCCTCTTAGTTAAAAGACAATAACATAATTGTTAGGGTGATTATGCtatttttcaactcaattaAGGTACATTTAGGCTATCTGGATGGTAGGAGGGGATACAACCCTTCTAGAGTCTCTGGATTCGCCATTGAATATGAGACACGTATTTGTggatgaatgaagtaatataaatgttaGCTTGAGTTACCGAAAAATGTACAAATCATCTCAActatataatttgaataatttattttaaatcgaatggtattttcaaatttagaaattttatactatcaATAAAgcatttttggatttaaactctaagaaaaaaatgcatgTATTCATTCTTATTTATGGGATATATCTTGAAATATCCTGTAAtt is a window from the Salvia hispanica cultivar TCC Black 2014 chromosome 1, UniMelb_Shisp_WGS_1.0, whole genome shotgun sequence genome containing:
- the LOC125194122 gene encoding thiol-disulfide oxidoreductase LTO1-like, whose translation is MSSTSFLTKSPSSLPRELLTSPSHPQLSASLFKKGASNQRLLMLKVSCDSAGSQRTAKSDSSAAYGWCAALGGVGFLETAYLTLANSEALCPIGEGSCDGILNSHFASILGVPLPLYGMAAYGLVAFLGLGQHIGFQNMPFDVKKTDADMVLVGMATSMAVAAAYFLCTLSTEFGGESWLYCLTSSALTFSLFLITIKNLGIDRIKEMLGSKLCMASLLIIALAASYNVFQPVSSSFAMTELPYEEKEITTESSPLAISLAKHLHSTGARLYGAFWCSHCVHQKLIFGREAAKLLDYIECYPDGLKAGTKMAEACYGIDLKYFPSWEINGQVFSGEKPLEELATLSGMKLEELSH